A genomic window from Purpureocillium takamizusanense chromosome 2, complete sequence includes:
- a CDS encoding uncharacterized protein (EggNog:ENOG503P56X), producing MGNGPPDEPQPGSSAVRTRQRPGALPREVMELLVPPVKVGAWTGAVGVLAGVGGAIARDTNPFASGILSGAQWFTLGTSYWFTRTVAIRALGGDDHVGPADRIKASAIAGSATGAVAGLMRGPPKILPGIVLWGLVGAGGQLVANRMAAKESQPRGDSSGWAWSPLKKLTDEQYIDMMGEKILKVEVDIALINDRIAELRAQAAEKTPRAKESESGHGGRGV from the exons ATGGGCAACGGCCCGCCGGATGAGCCTCAACCCGGCTCATCGGCCGTGCGCACGAGGCAGAGGCCCGGCGCGCTTCCTCGAGAGGTGATGGAGCTGCTCGTACCGCCCGTCAAAGTGGGCGCCTGGACCG GTGCCGTGGGAGTCTTGGCCGGCGTGGGAGGAGCAATTGCAAGAGACACGAACCCCTTTGCCAGCGGCATCTTATCCGGGGCCCAGTGGTTTACGCTGGGAACGAGCTACTGGT TCACGAGGACGGTGGCGATACgggcgctcggcggcgacgaccacgTTGGGCCAGCCGACAGGATCAAGGCGAGCGCCATTGCCGGCTCCGCCACCGGCGCAGTGGCTGGGCTTATGA GAGGGCCGCCCAAGATCTTGCCGGGCATAGTACTTTGGGGCCTCGTTGGAGCTGGtgggcagctcgtcgccaaccGCATGGCCGCAAAGGAGTCACAGCCGCGGGGCGACTCGAGCGGCTGGGCGTGGAGTCCGCTAAAGAAGCTGACTGATGAGCAATACATTGACATGATGGGCGAGAAGATTCTCAAGGTCGAGGTGGACATTGCCCTCATCAACGACCGCATTGCGGAGCTCAGGGCACAGGCCGCAGAGAAGACGCCAAGAGCAAAGGAGTCAGAGAGCGGACATGGCGGCAGAGGAGTGTGA
- the TIF3 gene encoding Eukaryotic translation initiation factor 4B (EggNog:ENOG503NWTV~COG:A) encodes MAPKKKEQQKMSLGDFLTDSGFGGGSWADEVEETYVTGTQPLPPSDRFRPGGGSGLSSWQDRGYSVRERSPARIPDKPPFTAHLGNLSYDATNDTVGEFFEGCEIVSVRIIEDRELMRPKGFGYVEFANVDGLKKALELDGESFQGRMIKIKVADPPRGGDSRGGDSMRDLSDWTRKGPLPDLPGRSGGGGRQMSDFGERRPRDPAFEGRPERPAARELNWERRGPLAPLAQEAPAPGDSSTGPEGLGERGGSHRGPRGGAGTWGEGRQEGSRPPRRELPEQRERVVTAAEKDMQWRDRMRPDAAKPEGTSRDGSEAPPSPALSNAAPVAPAGRPRLNLQKRTVSEATDAVATPSGDSKASPFGAARPIDTATREKEIEEKRQQALREKREADEKAKEERRLAKQAAAAKAEAEQGEAAAAEEAPKEGEEKTATESKAEETAEPAENQNGASGETKVPIRTREPREPREPREPREPREPREPKESVSNVKSRAAEAGSWRSASNEQRRGPPSGPRGGRGGGAPRGGRGEVRSPRANGSAAASPDAEAPPTTDEDGWTTVPNKKGRQGRPVAS; translated from the exons ATGG CtcccaagaagaaggaacAGCAGAAGATGTCCCTGGGGGACTTTCTGACTGATTCAG GATTCGGAGGAGGCTCCTGGGCCGATGAGGTTGAAGAAACCTATG TCACCG GCACCCAGCCGCTCCCTCCTAGCGACCGATTTCGCCCTGGCGGTGGAAGTGGCTTGTCGTCTTGGCAGGACCGAG GCTATTCCGTTCGCGAGAGGTCCCCGGCCCGGATTCCGGACAAGCCTCCCTTCACCGCTCATCTCGGCAATCTGTCCTACGATGCCACGAACGATACTGTCGGCGAGTTCTTTGAGGGCTGCGAGATCGTCAGCGTCCGCATCATCGAGGATCGCGAGCTTATGCGCCCCAAGGGCTTTGGATATGTCGAGTTTGCcaacgtcgacggcctcaaGAAGGCACTGGAGCTCGACGGAGAATCATTCCAGGGACGAATGATCAAGATCAAGGTCGCTGATCCTC CTCGTGGCGGTGACAGCCGCGGTGGAGACTCTATGCGCGACCTCAGCGACTGGACTCGCAAGGGCCCCCTTCCCGACCTTCctggccgcagcggcggtggcggtcgcCAGATGTCTGACTTTGGCGAGCGCCGTCCCCGTGACCCCGCCTTCGAGGGCCGTCCCGagcgcccggccgcccgcgagctgAACTGGGAACGCAGAGGACCGCTCGCCCCCCTGGCGCAGGAAGCTCCGGCACCCGGCGACTCGAGCACCGGCCCTGaaggcctcggcgagcgcggcggctcgcATCGCGGCCCCCGTGGCGGTGCGGGCACCTGGGGCGAGGGCCGTCAGGAGGGCTCCCGTCCTCCCCGacgcgagctgcccgagcagcgcgagcgtGTCGTGACGGCTGCCGAGAAGGACATGCAGTGGCGCGATCGCATGCGTCCGGACGCCGCCAAGCCCGAGGGCACCtcccgcgacggcagcgaggctcctccctcgcctgccctgtccaacgccgcccccgtggcCCCAGCTGGACGGCCCCGTCTGAACCTGCAGAAGAGAACGGTGTCGGAAGCCACGGATGCTGTCGCCACCCCTTCTGGTGACTCCAAGGCCAGCCCCTTtggcgctgcccgccccatCGACACGGCCACCCGCGAAAAGGAGATTGAGGAGAAGCGACAGCAGGCGCTGCGGGAGaagcgcgaggccgacgagaaggccaaggaggagcgTCGTTTGGCcaagcaggcggcggcggccaaggccgaggccgagcagggtgaagccgcagcggcggaggaggcgcccaaggagggcgaggagaagaCTGCCACGGAGAGCaaggcggaggagacggcggagcCGGCCGAAAACCAGAACGGAGCGTCGGGCGAGACCAAGGTGCCGATCCGGACCCGCGAACCCCGCGAGCCCCGTGAGCCCCGTGAGCCCCGTGAGCCCCGCGAGCCCCGCGAGCCCAAGGAGTCTGTGTCCAACGTCAAGTCGAGAGCGGCAGAGGCCGGCAGCTGGCGATCTGCATCCaacgagcagcgccgcggacCGCCCAGCGGACCTCGTggcggacgtggcggcggcgcccctcgcGGAGGACGCGGAGAGGTGCGCAGCCCGCGGGCCAacggctcggcggcggcctcgcccgacgcggaggcgcccccgacgacggatgaggatggatggaccaCAGTACCGAACAAGAAGGGACGACAGGGCCGTCCCGTGGCGTCTTGA
- a CDS encoding uncharacterized protein (COG:S~EggNog:ENOG503PU4C), giving the protein MGGEETTTTTTNMAFTTAPGLPASLSLPLGEFLAARPHIHRLMAACMVFRRGGGEREDDDDDEEEGEEDDYEEEGGEPQQQREKKQKQQKRRQATPPLQTLLIRRAASDSYPLKWEIPGGSVSASRDASVLHAAARELREETGLRVAHVHCPLGMVSSSSSSSSAAGPSGSHPGPSGTTTTPPPPPTTTATTTPAESAAAATAKQHARGEGALPAAPAVPRFGIAPEEEQARQEPGDEALTVTFWETGRRWGKVCLLVDVREDVARVPSRGRIAEAPPSAGAADVDTTSPPAAMEREGGGEAAGAAVAAASSSAPTIVMDPREHEEWAWLTEEQVRHGGGGMGAPTMEYTSEGTWLGILAGFAARRALDGGGTRMRGS; this is encoded by the coding sequence ATGGGCGGAgaagagacgacgacgacgacgacgaataTGGCCTTTACCACGGCGCCCGGGCTGCCCGCCAGCCTGTCGCTCCCGCTGGGCGagttcctcgccgcgcggcCGCATATACACCGGCTAATGGCGGCGTGCATGGTGTttcggcggggagggggggaaagagaggatgatgatgatgatgaggaggagggggaggaggacgactacgaagaagagggtggtgagccgcagcagcagagggaaaagaagcagaagcagcagaaACGACGACAAGCGACACCCCCCCTCCAGACGCTGctcatccgccgcgccgcctccgactcGTACCCGCTCAAGTGGGAGATCCCTGGCGGCAGCGTGTCCGCGTCCCGTGACGCCTCGGTGCtgcacgccgcggcgcgggagctgcgcgaggagacggggcTGCGCGTGGCGCATGTGCACTGCCCGCTGGGCATggtctcctcgtcgtcgtcgtcgtcgtcggcggcgggcccctCGGGCTCTCATCCTGGTCCTTCtggtactactactactcctcctcctcctccaacaacaacggcgacaacaacaccagcagaaagtgcagcagcagcgacagcgaaACAGCACGCAAGGGGCGAAGGAGCTcttcccgccgcccccgcggtACCACGGTTCGGCATCGccccggaggaggagcaggcccGGCAggagcccggcgacgaggccctgaCGGTGACGTTTTGGGAGACGGGCCGCCGATGGGGCAAGGTGTGCCTGCTGGTGGACGTGCGGGAGGACGTGGCGCGCGTTCCGTCGCGgggccgcatcgccgaggcgccgccgtccgccggcgcggcagacGTAGacacgacgagcccgccagcagctatggaaagagaaggaggaggagaagcagcaggagcagcagtagcggcggcgtcatcgtcggcccccaccatcgtcatggaCCCCCGCGAGCACGAGGAATGGGCCTGGCTCACCGAGGAGCAGGTCCGgcacggtggcggcggcatgggggcgccgacgatggagTACACGAGCGAGGGGACGTGGTTGGGGATCCTGGCGGGGTttgcggcgaggcgggcgttggacgggggggggacgaggatgaggggcAGCTAG
- a CDS encoding uncharacterized protein (TransMembrane:7 (n3-10c15/16o25-49i96-121o141-160i181-201o254-275i534-553o585-604i)~EggNog:ENOG503NZ0S~COG:T): protein MWPFTSSCLTSSADACTAPAAARHVVTLSTVVSLAPFACCFALVAVLAARHVFPRLGGGHDALRDGEDHVLPAHAPASLRQAHAEHGRKSWARRGAAWAFGATVGLAAALAMLILAEIATAGGASNGSGIGHGRELAKGEAVVLPALLAMLVTVVPWIECRALVTGMGWSFQRTSKGRIPRVAWALQALLFGGWLFAFWSIGRVVPESAVRQPPARSLAGSAIDRMLGRKGGDADDGTAAGFVEILTRACLERVGVVGIALMALLAGFASVSAPWHTFVDTPARRGRPVTEADVSRKQAGLDATSEMLLTKRHRLQQLERRALETAAAAGATSSSGGLVGKFMGGISIMRGAVSTEEAEMRQLRLEIAGLEDMEANLASSVEAIRGHRAAAQRASTALGRLTLIPAYVFGIYCVYRVLATCLTTARRMSLAWWSGTPLLSSSASDARDFSLHPTSGGSDGSSFSSSDPVSRFLGLLARHWDPQLDQLAWARAASFALSGFMLAASARSAAQTFHLLARWVPAAAGLRRQARSHLALAAGEVAGAYVVSAGWLLRGQLPREAGGRGLEGMLGGGQSSLRPGFVDGWFEGWFLLGAGATMLGVWVARRGWEMTRLTM, encoded by the exons ATGTGGCCCTTCACCTCGTCATGCCTTacctcctcggccgacgcctgcacggcgcccgccgccgcccgccacgtcgTCACGCTCTCGACGGTGGTGTCTCTGGCGCCGTTTGCGTGCTGCTTCGCCCTCGTGGcagtgctggcggcgcggcacgtCTTCCctcgcctgggcggcggccatgatgccctgcgcgacggcgaggaccaCGTCttgcccgcccacgcccccgCGTCGCTGCGCCAGGCGCACGCCGAGCACGGCCGCAAGAGCTGGGCCAGgaggggcgccgcctgggccttcggcgccaccgtcggcctggccgccgcgctggccatgCTCATCCTCGCTGAGATTGctaccgccggcggcgcctccaacGGGTCCGGGATCGGTCATGGCagggagctggccaagggcgaggcTGTCGTCCTCCCCGCCTTGCTGGCCATGTTGGTGACCGTGGTGCCCTGGATCGAGTGCCGCGCCCTGGTGACGGGCATGGGCTGGAGCTTTCAGCGCACGAGCAAGGGCAGGATCCCGCGCGTCGCCTgggcgctgcaggcgctgctgttTGGCGGCTGGCTCTTCGCCTTTTGGTCCATCGGCAGGGTCGTCCCCGAGTCAGCCGtgcgccagccgccggccaggtcgCTCGCCGGCTCCGCCATCGACCGGATGTTGGggcgcaagggcggcgacgccgacgacggcactgCCGCCGGCTTCGTGGAGATACTGACGCGGGCATGCCTCGAGCGCGTTggcgtcgtgggcatcgCCCTCATGGCGCTTCTGGCGGGCTtcgcctccgtctcggcgcccTGGCACACCTTTGTCGACACACCCGCGCGCAGGGGCCGGCCCGTGACCGAGGCCGATGTCAGCCGCAAGCAGGCCGGCCTGGACGCCACGAGCGAGATGCTGCTAACCAAGCGACACCGTCTACAGCAGCTagagcgccgcgccctcgagacagccgcagccgccggcgccacctcgtcgtcgggcgggctGGTCGGCAAGTTCATGggcggcatcagcatcatgcgcggcgccgtctcgaccgaggaggccgagatgcgccagctgcgcctcgagATTGCGGGGCTCGAGGATATGGAGGCGAACCtggcgtcgagcgtcgaggccatccGGGGCcaccgcgcggcggcgcagcgcgcgtcgacggcgctcggCCGCCTGACGCTGATCCCGGCGTATGTCTTTGGCATCTACTGCGTCTACCGTGTGCTGGCGACGTGCCTGaccacggcgcggcggatgtCTCTTGCATGGTGGTCAGGGACGCCCCTCctatcgtcgtcggccagcgaCGCGCGCGACTTCAGCCTCCAcccgacgagcggcggcagcgacggcagcagcttctcgagcAGCGACCCGGTGAGCCGGTTTCTGGGCCTGCTGGCGCGGCACTGGGACCCGCAGCTGGATCAGctggcgtgggcgcgggcggcgagcttcgCGCTGAGCGGCTtcatgctggcggcgtcggcgcggagcgCGGCGCAGACGTTCCACCTGCTGGCGCGGtgggtgccggcggcggcagggctgCGGCGACAGGCGCGCTCGCATCTGGcactggcggccggcgaggtggcgGGCGCGTACGTGgtgtcggcgggctggctgcttcGGGGTCAgctgccgcgcgaggcgggcgggcgcgggctcgagggcatgctgggcggcgggcagtcGTCCCTGCGCCCGGGCTTTGTGGACGGCTGGTTCGAGGGCTGGTTCCTGCTGGGCGcgggggcgacgatgctgggCGTGTGGGTGGCAAGGAGG GGTTGGGAGATGACGCGACTGACGATGTGA
- a CDS encoding uncharacterized protein (EggNog:ENOG503P0U8~COG:T), whose protein sequence is MAALTETSHDRFQHHVGFDNVPNGEATKNNTLSLTLNVKHKGYQARRRSRTFMVGVDEHSYSDYAIQWLLDELVDDGDEIVCVRVIEKEIRYNDKQYHDDANNIMDAILAKNGANRAISFVLEYAVGKLHATFQKLIQMYQPAMLIVGTKGRSLGGIQGLVNARNSFSKYCLQYSPVPVVVVRPTEQRIKKKVKRANDSTRQTYVGMLAKTHGRHEADSEASSTYELEVQNTPDEEAHQVAKVLGLPAKFDPTIKPLPSSLLRPRSRPTSPHPGTDAPTRLVDASPSSERGDSDEEEDEEEDGFEVVDGQQALTQQQKLEQLHKMEVGEAAALKMGVDDDTDESDDKSDTAQGAKTSS, encoded by the exons ATGGCGGCGCTAACCGAGACATCGCACGACAGGTTCCAGCACCACGTCGGCTTCGACAACGTGCCCAATGGCGAGGCCACCAAGAACAACACGCTGTCGCTGACGCTCAACGTCAAGCACAAGGGCTACCAGGCCCGCCGCAGATCACGGACCTTCatggtcggcgtcgacgagcactCGTACTCCGACTATGCGATCCAgtggctgctcgacgagctcgtcgatgacggcgacgagattGTCTGCGTTCGCGTCATCGAAAAGGAGATTCGCTACAACGACAAGCAATACCACGATGACGCCAACAACATCAtggacgccatcctcgccaagAATGGTGCCAACCGCGCCATCAGCTTTGTCCTCGAGTATGCCGTCGGCAAGCTGCACGCGACCTTTCAGAAGCTG ATCCAAATGTACCAACCCGCCATGCTCATCGTGGGCACCAAGGGTCGGTCACTCGGCGGCATCCAGGGGCTAGTCAACGCCCGCAACTCCTTCTCCAAATACTGCCTGCAGTACTcgcccgtgcccgtcgtggtcgtgcgGCCGACGGAGCAGCGCATCAAGAAAAAGGTGAAGCGCGCAAATGATTCGACGCGCCAGACGTACGTGGGCATGTTGGCCAAGACGCACGGCCGTCACGAGGCCGACAGCGAAGCCAGCAGCACGTACGAGCTCGAGGTGCAGAacacgcccgacgaggaggcccaTCAGGTGGCCAAGGTgctcggcctgcccgccaagTTCGACCCGACCATCAAGCCCCTCCCGTCGagcctgctgcggccgcgctccAGGCCGACCAGCCCGCACCCAGGGACTGACGCACCCACGCGCCTCGTAGacgcgtcgccgtccagcgaGCGGGGCGATagtgacgaggaggaagacgaggaggaggatggcttcgaggtggtggacggccagcaggcgctcacgcagcagcagaagctggagcagctgcATAAGATGGAGGTGggagaggccgccgcgctgaagatgggtgtcgacgacgacacggatGAGTCGGACGACAAGTCGGACACGGCGCAGGGAGCCAAGACGTCTTCAtag
- a CDS encoding uncharacterized protein (EggNog:ENOG503PT3Q) produces the protein MTDPTDIDYGDGRVRRIPHGSREPKPARRSVGKPAARRPIMDSPPLLSEESDVSPMTPVPEATRKEPSISSDGDSTSASSNGAEITNAIDGNRDANGDKKSVGPDDASGNGAAAGDYFFSPVAPAPKQQPKVERPVDSGVSMSAGLAGRPPLPAADEPERQAAVATTESTQPRKLSIAFQDKPRRRDSAASASNAGSNASSNGGSNESSQGSSDEGSDRGGMRKQSVSSISLRSLSNRSVASAEPRKSSVSFQDVLPKPDYSTANDIVDAWSRKRSISSMSFRNQRNPSPTDGELTPASESRSRPPSPPHQRHDTTLEVPEGALLYATGPSAA, from the exons ATGACCGATCCCACAGACATCGACtatggcgacggccgcgtcagGCGCATCCCCCACGGCTCCCGCGAGCCGAAACCAGCCAGACGTAGCGTCGGGAAGCCGGCCGCCCGGCGGCCAATCAtggactcgccgccgctgctgagCGAAGAATCAGATGTCTCGCCCATGACGCCCGTCCCAGAAGCCACGCGCAAGGAACCGAGCatcagcagcgacggcgatagcaccagcgcctcctccaacggcgccgaaatcaccaacgccatcgacggcaaCCGCGATGCCAATGGCGATAAGAAGTCTGTCGGACCTGACGATgccagcggcaacggcgccgccgccggcgactaCTTCTTTtcgcccgtggcgccggcaCCCAAGCAACAGCCCAAGGTGGAACGACCCGTGGACAGCGGCGTCAGCATGTctgccggcctcgccggaCGGCCGccccttcccgccgccgacgagccggagCGGCAGGCAGCGGTCGCCACGACAGAGTCAACGCAGCCACGCAAGCTCAGCATCGCTTTTCAGGATaagccgaggcggcgagactcggccgcgtcggcaaGCAACGCGGGCTCCAACGCCTCGTCCAATGGTGGCTCCAACGAGTCCTCACAAGGCTCATCCGACGAAGGCTCGGACCGAGGCGGGATGAGGAAACAGTCGGTGTCGTCCATCAGCCTCCGAAGCCTATCCAATCGGTCTGTGGCGTCGGCCGAGCCCCGCAAGTCGAGTGTCTCGTTTCAGGATGTGCTGCCCAAGCCCGACTATTCGACAGCAAATgacatcgtcgacgcgtGGAGCAGGAAGCGATCTATTTCGTCCATGAGCTTCCGGAACCAGCGAAACCCGTCGCCCACGGACGGAGAGCTGACGCCGGCGAGTGAGTCGCGCTCTcgaccgccgtcgccgcctcaccAGAG ACACGACACCACCCTTGAGGTGCCAGAGGGTGCCTTGTTATACGCAACTggcccctcggcggcgtga